One genomic window of Candidatus Pseudobacter hemicellulosilyticus includes the following:
- the rocD gene encoding ornithine--oxo-acid transaminase gives MLSTLDQSAQTRHYLMLEEKYGAHNYHPLPVVLNKGQGVFLWDVDGRRYYDFLSGYSAVNQGHCHPTIVQALVEQAQQLTLTSRAFHSDLLGEYAQFMHHYFGYDKVLPMNTGVEAVETAIKLCRRWGYIHKGIPDNQAIILVCAENFHGRTGAVISFSTDPGSFARFGPFMPGFKVIPYNDLSALETALQDPNVAGFLVEPIQGEAGVVVPEEGFLANAHRLCTAANVLFMADEIQTGLCRTGKLLACDHELVRPDILILGKALSGGTLPVSAVLANDEIMLTIQPGEHGSTYGGNPLACKVAIAALTVLKEEKMADNAEAMGQLLRKELAALNSRHINLIRGKGLLNAIVIGHEKKDAAWELCLAMKDNGLLAKPTHGDKIRLAPPLLITEEQVLESVAIIRESLSILD, from the coding sequence ATGTTGTCCACACTTGACCAGTCGGCCCAGACCCGCCATTACCTGATGCTCGAAGAAAAATACGGCGCCCATAATTACCATCCCCTGCCCGTTGTCCTCAACAAAGGCCAGGGAGTGTTCCTCTGGGATGTGGATGGCAGACGATATTACGATTTCCTGAGCGGTTATTCTGCCGTGAACCAGGGACATTGTCATCCCACTATTGTACAGGCCCTGGTAGAGCAGGCGCAGCAGCTGACCCTTACCTCCCGCGCCTTCCACAGCGATCTGCTGGGCGAGTATGCGCAATTCATGCACCATTATTTCGGGTATGATAAGGTACTGCCCATGAACACGGGCGTGGAAGCGGTGGAAACGGCCATCAAGCTTTGCAGGCGCTGGGGTTATATACATAAAGGCATACCCGATAACCAGGCCATTATCCTGGTCTGCGCCGAGAACTTCCATGGCCGTACCGGCGCCGTGATCTCTTTCAGCACCGATCCCGGTTCCTTTGCCCGCTTTGGTCCTTTTATGCCCGGCTTCAAAGTGATCCCCTACAATGATCTTAGCGCACTAGAAACAGCCCTGCAGGATCCCAACGTAGCTGGTTTCCTGGTAGAGCCTATCCAGGGTGAAGCCGGCGTGGTAGTACCGGAAGAAGGCTTCCTGGCCAATGCCCACCGCCTCTGCACAGCCGCCAACGTTTTGTTTATGGCAGATGAGATCCAGACCGGTCTATGCCGCACCGGCAAACTGCTGGCCTGTGATCACGAATTGGTTCGTCCAGATATACTTATTCTTGGCAAGGCCCTGAGCGGCGGCACCCTGCCTGTTTCTGCGGTACTGGCCAATGATGAGATCATGCTGACCATCCAGCCCGGTGAACATGGTTCTACCTATGGCGGAAATCCACTGGCCTGTAAAGTGGCTATAGCCGCCCTGACGGTATTGAAGGAAGAAAAGATGGCAGACAATGCAGAAGCTATGGGCCAATTGCTGAGAAAGGAGCTGGCGGCGCTGAATTCGCGCCATATCAACCTTATCCGCGGCAAGGGCTTACTGAATGCCATTGTGATTGGTCATGAAAAAAAGGATGCCGCCTGGGAACTCTGCCTGGCCATGAAGGACAACGGCCTGCTGGCCAAACCCACGCACGGCGATAAGATCCGCCTGGCCCCACCCCTGCTCATCACAGAAGAACAGGTACTGGAATCCGTAGCCATCATCCGCGAAAGCCTGAGTATACTGGATTAG
- a CDS encoding SPFH domain-containing protein: MGLFDFIKNEFIEVIDWVDNTQDTVIYKFPDKGNKIMNAAQLTVRESQVAVLMNEGEFGDVYIPGRHELSTKNMPITTTLKSWKYLFDSPFKVDIFYVNTRQFTNLKWGTTNPIIVRDKEFGQVRLRSFGTYTMRVIEPKKFIREFSGTNPWVRIDSISEQLRNTIVSRLAEGLAEANISILDLAANFTEIGEKLQPVFQKEFDAWGIELGKFYIENVSLPEEVEKMLDKTTQLNMLSGKLNQFNQMQGGIALENLSTNDAAAGTAGLGAGVILTNMLQQQQQPAPAAGNTAPVNDPEEKQKLVDLLKQLGELKTQGILTEEEFNQKKAEILGKL, translated from the coding sequence ATGGGCCTGTTCGACTTCATCAAAAATGAATTCATAGAAGTGATCGACTGGGTAGACAATACCCAGGATACCGTGATCTATAAATTCCCCGACAAAGGCAATAAGATCATGAACGCAGCCCAGCTGACCGTACGGGAATCACAGGTGGCAGTCCTGATGAATGAAGGCGAATTCGGTGATGTATATATCCCCGGCCGCCATGAGCTCAGCACAAAGAACATGCCCATCACCACCACGCTCAAGTCCTGGAAATACCTGTTTGACTCCCCCTTCAAGGTGGACATTTTCTACGTCAACACCCGCCAGTTCACCAACCTCAAATGGGGCACCACCAATCCCATCATTGTACGCGATAAGGAATTTGGACAGGTACGCCTGCGCTCCTTCGGCACCTATACCATGCGCGTAATAGAACCCAAGAAGTTCATCCGTGAATTCTCCGGCACCAATCCCTGGGTCCGCATAGACAGCATCAGCGAACAGCTGCGCAATACCATCGTCAGCCGGCTGGCGGAAGGACTGGCAGAAGCCAATATCTCCATCCTGGACCTGGCCGCTAACTTCACAGAGATCGGCGAAAAACTGCAACCCGTTTTCCAGAAAGAATTTGACGCCTGGGGCATTGAACTGGGAAAATTCTATATAGAAAATGTAAGCCTGCCCGAAGAGGTGGAAAAAATGCTCGACAAGACCACCCAGTTGAATATGCTCAGCGGCAAGCTGAACCAGTTCAACCAGATGCAGGGTGGCATTGCCCTGGAGAACCTCTCCACCAACGATGCCGCCGCCGGCACGGCCGGCCTGGGCGCAGGCGTGATCCTCACCAATATGCTGCAACAACAGCAGCAGCCAGCACCAGCCGCAGGCAATACCGCTCCCGTAAATGACCCGGAAGAAAAACAAAAACTGGTAGACCTTCTGAAGCAACTCGGCGAACTGAAAACGCAGGGCATCCTTACCGAAGAAGAGTTCAACCAGAAAAAAGCAGAGATTCTCGGCAAGCTCTAA
- a CDS encoding SymE family type I addiction module toxin produces MKNTDPLLNNWRLSGSQSTDIASENSSLLEIQLVGKWLDAIGFTAGKPVMILIEPNKITLTIPNVDGEV; encoded by the coding sequence ATGAAAAATACTGATCCTCTTTTAAACAATTGGCGCCTGTCGGGTAGTCAATCAACTGATATTGCTTCTGAAAATTCAAGCTTACTGGAAATACAGCTGGTAGGAAAATGGCTGGATGCTATTGGTTTTACTGCGGGCAAGCCAGTGATGATTTTGATTGAACCCAATAAAATCACTCTCACAATCCCAAATGTAGATGGTGAGGTGTGA
- the lepB gene encoding signal peptidase I, with protein MTRKKALKTSVYCLISLCTLYFIAKYTGLLAMYSIPTSSSLPAFGPGDRIWASNLVTPKRFDHLLFRYHDSVLGRTDTYIFRLCGLPGDEVEIRNGDLYVNKQNVDKRLELNLYYLVKTDNPLLLQESFEFDEYSGPIKRDSGILAPLPNNQLSVLDKHHIPYQRYIVNQKGEADPGIQAVYNQPWNVDHFGPVQVPEGQYFVLGNNRYAAQDSRYIGFVKEDDVVGVMVAKW; from the coding sequence ATGACCCGCAAAAAAGCCCTTAAAACCTCTGTCTATTGCCTCATCTCCCTCTGCACCCTATATTTCATAGCCAAATATACCGGCCTGCTGGCCATGTACAGCATACCTACCAGCTCCAGCCTGCCCGCCTTCGGCCCCGGCGACCGTATCTGGGCCAGCAATCTGGTAACCCCCAAAAGATTTGATCACCTCCTCTTCCGCTACCACGATTCTGTACTTGGCCGTACAGACACCTATATATTCCGCCTCTGCGGCCTGCCGGGCGATGAGGTGGAAATCCGCAACGGTGACCTCTATGTCAACAAGCAAAATGTCGATAAACGGCTCGAGCTGAACCTGTATTACCTCGTCAAGACCGATAACCCGCTCCTGCTGCAGGAATCGTTCGAGTTCGACGAATACAGTGGCCCCATCAAAAGAGATTCCGGCATCCTGGCTCCCTTGCCCAATAATCAGCTATCGGTATTGGATAAACACCATATTCCCTATCAGCGGTACATCGTAAATCAGAAAGGAGAAGCCGATCCCGGCATACAGGCTGTTTATAACCAGCCTTGGAACGTCGATCATTTCGGGCCTGTGCAGGTACCGGAAGGACAGTATTTCGTGCTGGGCAATAACCGGTATGCTGCGCAGGACAGCAGGTATATTGGGTTTGTGAAAGAGGATGATGTGGTGGGGGTGATGGTGGCGAAGTGGTGA
- the ispE gene encoding 4-(cytidine 5'-diphospho)-2-C-methyl-D-erythritol kinase — translation MVLFPNGKLNLGLQILRKRPDGYHDLRTVFFPVPVCDALELVHAPPPAFAEAPESPVQLYMTGIPIQGNPEDNLCVKAYQLLKKDFPQLPPVAIHLHKKIPAGAGLGGGSADGAFLLRLLNDKFRLGIDQEALISYALQLGSDCPFFILNTPCLAEGRGEHLQPIDLDLSGYQFLLVNPGVHVNTGWAFSQLSPAEPPVSMIDIIRLPVERWRGQLLNDFEEPVCRQHPALRQIPEKLYAAGAVYAAMTGSGSTFFGIFRKGVLPQLEWPEGYSVFASS, via the coding sequence ATGGTCCTGTTCCCCAATGGTAAGCTCAACCTCGGATTGCAGATCCTCCGCAAACGCCCCGATGGTTACCACGACCTGCGTACGGTCTTTTTCCCCGTTCCTGTTTGTGACGCCCTGGAACTGGTCCATGCTCCCCCACCCGCTTTTGCAGAAGCACCAGAAAGCCCGGTGCAGCTATATATGACCGGCATACCCATACAGGGAAACCCGGAGGACAATCTATGTGTTAAAGCTTACCAGCTGCTCAAAAAAGATTTTCCGCAATTGCCGCCCGTGGCCATCCACCTGCATAAAAAGATCCCTGCCGGCGCCGGACTCGGCGGCGGCTCCGCCGATGGCGCTTTCCTGCTGCGCCTCCTGAATGATAAATTCCGGCTGGGCATTGACCAGGAAGCCCTGATCAGCTATGCCCTGCAACTGGGCAGCGACTGCCCCTTCTTCATCCTCAATACACCCTGTCTGGCCGAAGGCCGCGGGGAACACCTGCAGCCCATCGACCTGGACCTTTCCGGGTATCAGTTCCTGCTGGTGAACCCCGGCGTACATGTCAATACCGGCTGGGCCTTTTCACAACTCAGTCCCGCCGAACCGCCGGTTTCGATGATAGACATTATCCGCCTCCCGGTAGAACGCTGGCGCGGTCAGCTGCTGAACGATTTTGAGGAACCTGTATGCCGCCAGCACCCCGCCCTCCGGCAGATCCCCGAAAAGCTCTATGCCGCCGGCGCCGTGTATGCCGCTATGACCGGCAGCGGCTCCACGTTTTTCGGTATCTTCCGCAAAGGTGTACTGCCCCAGCTGGAATGGCCCGAAGGATATTCCGTCTTTGCCAGCAGCTGA
- a CDS encoding bifunctional nuclease family protein produces the protein MKKIELEIVALSHSITQTHSYAVVLGEVNGLRRLPIVIGGFEAQAIAVALEKMHPSRPLTHDLMKNFMNAFTIDLQEIIICDLQEGIFYSKLICVSEHDTVEIDSRTSDALALAVRFGCPIYTYDNILESAGILMEDPSGKKKPAKEAVAAETAAGHDDLKAMSLEDLNSLLTEVLEQEDYIRAIAIRDEINSRKKGR, from the coding sequence ATGAAGAAAATAGAGTTGGAGATAGTCGCATTATCGCATAGCATCACACAAACGCACTCTTACGCAGTAGTGCTGGGTGAAGTCAATGGATTACGCCGTTTACCCATCGTTATCGGCGGTTTCGAAGCGCAGGCCATTGCCGTTGCGCTGGAAAAAATGCACCCCAGCCGTCCGCTGACGCATGACCTCATGAAAAATTTCATGAACGCTTTCACCATTGATCTGCAGGAGATCATTATCTGCGATCTGCAGGAAGGCATCTTCTATTCCAAACTGATCTGCGTCAGTGAACATGATACGGTAGAAATTGACTCCCGCACCTCTGATGCACTGGCGCTGGCCGTAAGATTCGGCTGCCCTATCTACACCTATGATAATATCCTGGAAAGCGCTGGTATCCTGATGGAAGACCCCTCAGGCAAGAAAAAACCAGCCAAGGAAGCCGTAGCCGCGGAAACGGCCGCCGGACATGACGACCTCAAAGCCATGTCCCTTGAAGACCTCAACAGCCTGCTCACCGAAGTACTGGAGCAGGAAGATTATATCCGCGCCATCGCCATCCGCGATGAGATCAACAGCCGTAAGAAAGGAAGGTAA
- a CDS encoding electron transfer flavoprotein subunit alpha/FixB family protein: MSVLIFIDQADGHIKKASLEVLSYGAKVAEQLGTTAEGLVLGTVTEDLAALGKYGVKKIHQVSNETLNHFDAQVYTGVIAEAVSAAGADVIIFSNNVDGKALAPRLAARLKAGLVSGAVALPETSNGFVVKKSVFSGKAFAKVAINAAVKIISLNPNSYPITAGEGSAEVATLNATVGASRVKVISVNKVTGDVPLSEAEVVVSGGRGLKGPENWHLVEDLAKALGAATACSRPVADVHWRPHHEHVGQTGLAIAPNLYIAIGISGAIQHLAGVNRSKVIVVINKDPEAPFFKAADYGIVGDAFEVVPQLIAAAKKVKGIA; the protein is encoded by the coding sequence ATGTCAGTCCTCATCTTTATAGACCAGGCCGACGGCCATATCAAAAAGGCCTCGCTGGAAGTTTTAAGTTACGGCGCTAAAGTGGCGGAACAACTGGGTACTACGGCGGAAGGCCTGGTACTGGGTACCGTTACGGAAGACCTGGCCGCTCTGGGCAAATACGGCGTTAAAAAGATCCACCAGGTCAGCAATGAAACGCTCAACCATTTTGATGCGCAGGTATACACCGGTGTGATTGCCGAAGCAGTGAGCGCTGCCGGCGCCGATGTGATCATTTTCTCCAACAATGTGGATGGCAAAGCGCTGGCGCCCCGCCTGGCCGCCCGCCTGAAAGCAGGACTGGTATCCGGTGCGGTAGCACTGCCCGAGACCAGCAATGGTTTTGTGGTGAAAAAAAGTGTTTTCTCTGGCAAGGCTTTTGCAAAAGTGGCTATCAACGCCGCTGTAAAGATCATCAGCCTTAACCCCAACTCCTACCCCATCACGGCAGGAGAAGGCAGTGCCGAAGTAGCAACGTTGAATGCCACCGTAGGCGCTTCCAGAGTGAAAGTGATTTCGGTGAACAAAGTGACCGGCGATGTACCGCTCAGCGAAGCAGAAGTGGTAGTGAGTGGCGGTCGTGGTCTTAAAGGGCCCGAGAACTGGCACCTGGTGGAAGACCTGGCCAAAGCACTGGGCGCCGCAACAGCCTGCAGCCGTCCCGTGGCCGATGTACACTGGCGTCCGCACCATGAGCATGTGGGACAGACCGGCCTGGCCATTGCCCCCAACCTGTATATCGCCATCGGTATCTCAGGCGCTATCCAGCACCTGGCCGGGGTGAACCGGAGCAAGGTGATTGTGGTGATCAATAAAGATCCCGAAGCGCCTTTCTTCAAAGCAGCAGATTATGGTATTGTGGGTGATGCTTTTGAGGTGGTTCCCCAGTTGATAGCCGCCGCCAAAAAGGTCAAGGGCATTGCGTAG
- a CDS encoding electron transfer flavoprotein subunit beta/FixA family protein produces the protein MKILVCISKTPDTTAKIAFTDNNTKFAQDGVQWIINPYDEWYALVRAVELKEKDPSTVLHLVTVGGADTEPIIRKALALGGDEAIRINADSQDSFYIASQIAELARSGGYDLVFTGKETIDYNGSSIGGMVAELLDLPYVSLATKFDLNGGTATITREIEGGEEVNEAALPLVVSCQKGMAEQRIPNMKGIMGARTKPLKVQEPVATDALTSVAGFELPPAKAGVKLVQADNAAELIRLLHEEAKVI, from the coding sequence ATGAAGATCTTAGTTTGTATCAGCAAAACGCCGGACACAACGGCAAAAATAGCTTTCACTGATAACAATACGAAATTTGCCCAGGATGGTGTACAATGGATCATCAATCCTTACGATGAGTGGTATGCCCTGGTACGCGCTGTAGAACTGAAAGAGAAAGATCCTTCCACCGTACTGCACCTGGTAACGGTGGGTGGCGCTGATACAGAGCCCATCATCCGGAAAGCCCTGGCGCTGGGCGGTGATGAGGCCATCCGCATCAATGCCGACAGTCAGGATAGTTTTTATATCGCTTCCCAGATTGCGGAACTGGCCCGCTCCGGTGGGTACGACCTGGTCTTTACCGGTAAGGAGACCATCGACTACAATGGGTCTTCCATTGGCGGTATGGTGGCCGAACTGCTGGACCTGCCCTATGTATCGCTGGCTACTAAATTTGACCTGAACGGCGGTACCGCCACCATCACCCGCGAGATTGAAGGTGGTGAAGAAGTGAATGAAGCTGCACTGCCCCTGGTGGTCAGCTGCCAGAAAGGAATGGCTGAACAACGGATCCCCAACATGAAAGGCATTATGGGCGCACGCACCAAGCCCCTGAAAGTTCAGGAGCCCGTGGCCACCGATGCACTGACCAGCGTGGCAGGCTTTGAGCTGCCGCCCGCCAAAGCCGGTGTAAAACTGGTGCAGGCCGACAATGCAGCTGAGCTGATCCGCCTGCTGCATGAAGAGGCCAAGGTGATCTGA
- the tilS gene encoding tRNA lysidine(34) synthetase TilS, which produces MDLLQRFTHFIEQYRLFTPADPLLLTVSGGLDSVVLCQLCAEAGYRFTIAHCNFQLRNEESTRDQQFVEQLAARYQAPLLVKAFDTKGYATEKQLSIQLAARELRYQWFHEVSTGKILTAHHLDDSIETLLMNFFKGTGISGLHGILPQQGRVVRPLLFARKEELAVFAAANKLSWVEDSSNASDKYSRNYLRHQILPVLQQQYPSLTQNLAGNLERFREIELLYQQSIDQYKKRLLEPRGAEVHIPVLKLKQTVPVATVLYELLRPYGFSPAQTTEVVALLDSGSGKYVSSPSHRILRNRQWLIIAPLAAETARHILVEEGDRTVDFVQGRLQVQTLPHTGQTPPATAGIACLDADQVRFPLLLRPWKTGDYFYPLGMTKKKKVARFLIDQKVSRTDKEKVWVLEMDKKIVWVVGHRIDNRFKLRPDSRQVLQVQLTNG; this is translated from the coding sequence ATGGATCTACTGCAGCGGTTTACCCACTTTATTGAACAGTACCGATTATTCACCCCAGCCGATCCGCTGCTGCTGACCGTCAGCGGCGGCCTGGACTCCGTGGTCCTCTGCCAGCTCTGCGCCGAAGCCGGTTATCGTTTCACTATTGCCCATTGCAATTTTCAGCTAAGGAACGAAGAGAGTACCCGCGATCAGCAGTTTGTGGAACAGCTGGCCGCCCGTTACCAGGCGCCACTGCTGGTGAAGGCCTTTGATACAAAAGGGTACGCTACCGAAAAGCAACTCAGCATCCAGCTGGCGGCCCGTGAGCTGCGCTACCAGTGGTTCCACGAGGTCAGCACCGGCAAGATCCTTACCGCCCACCACCTGGACGACAGCATTGAGACCCTGCTCATGAATTTTTTCAAAGGCACCGGCATCAGCGGATTGCATGGTATCCTGCCGCAACAGGGCAGGGTGGTGCGACCGCTTCTGTTTGCCCGCAAGGAAGAGCTGGCTGTTTTTGCCGCCGCCAACAAACTGTCCTGGGTGGAAGACAGCTCCAACGCCTCCGATAAATACAGCCGCAATTACCTGCGCCACCAGATACTGCCCGTATTGCAGCAGCAATATCCTTCGCTGACGCAGAACCTGGCCGGTAACCTGGAACGATTCCGGGAAATTGAATTGCTGTATCAGCAATCCATTGATCAGTATAAAAAAAGACTGCTGGAACCCAGGGGCGCTGAAGTGCATATCCCGGTACTGAAGCTGAAGCAAACCGTTCCGGTGGCCACCGTGCTGTATGAGCTGCTGCGGCCTTACGGCTTTTCGCCGGCGCAGACAACGGAAGTGGTGGCCCTGCTGGACAGCGGGTCCGGTAAATATGTTTCCTCGCCCAGCCACCGCATTTTGCGGAACAGGCAATGGCTGATCATTGCCCCGCTGGCTGCTGAAACAGCCAGGCATATCCTGGTGGAAGAAGGGGACCGTACGGTGGATTTTGTACAGGGCCGTCTGCAAGTGCAAACCCTCCCGCACACCGGGCAAACACCGCCCGCCACTGCCGGCATCGCCTGCCTGGATGCAGACCAGGTCCGCTTCCCGTTACTGCTGCGTCCCTGGAAGACCGGCGATTATTTCTACCCCCTCGGTATGACCAAAAAGAAAAAGGTAGCCCGTTTCCTGATAGACCAGAAGGTTTCCAGAACAGACAAGGAAAAGGTCTGGGTGCTGGAGATGGACAAAAAGATTGTCTGGGTGGTGGGGCACCGGATCGATAACCGCTTTAAGCTCCGGCCGGATAGCCGGCAGGTCCTGCAGGTGCAGTTGACCAATGGCTGA